In Anolis carolinensis isolate JA03-04 chromosome 4, rAnoCar3.1.pri, whole genome shotgun sequence, the genomic window agaATATATTCTGTTAGTTCTTTCCTCTCCTCCTGAATTGCGGAACCACAATAGGGTCCATACTTCCAGGTTTGAGTGGGCCATGTGCGTGGAATTTATCCAGATCCACCTCCCATCAGGATCTCGTAGAACTGCAGTCAGAGGAGAccaccaagggccatctagtcaaacctCATTCttgttgggtgagtgggcttcttaacaaaagaccctccctataaatgtatagcagagtaacttattagcagcagcgtgacccagccccagtagccaaaagtaataaaaagaacaaaaacacacagaccaatgttatctcttctttaggaggcttttctttatagcaaaacaCGGTTGCACTATTAcaagaacaaggtttccataacacaaagttctttatacttctttgtttccacgctgggcttctttctcatgcagataaacagcttctaaCTTCGCTCTCGCAGAGCCTCTTCTCacaacaaacttacacaggagtttcacacagtagctttacacacagcagccttcatactggagcttcacacacgggGCTTCTCTCATCAAAGCTTCTCACACTAGGCCTTCTTACACTGAGGCTTACCTCACACTCCTCaggatgacactagctttggaccattaactctaacaggcttcggcctactctccTTAGAGACGCTAGCTTATTTAactctttcagtgcttgactcacatttttgtaattaaaaatacctagttaatttttaatatttcttacaATTCTGCCAAGCAGAAACacccaatccaagccctcctgacagatggccatccagcctttgtttaaaaccctccaggGAAGAACATTCCACCAGATGAAGCATATTATACTGTTGAACAGGTCTAAcagtcctaatgtttaggtataatccattttcttttaatatgaatccattgctccacgtCTTGGTCTCTGGGGCAACAAAAAACAAGCTTGTCTCCTTAGTGTGGCAtcttatcaaatatttaaatatggctatcatgtcgccTTTGTTCCGGTGCACACACACAATCCATATCCTGTCCTCCTCCCCAAAATAAATAGGTGGCATTAACCCTTCCCTCCCTGTAGAGCTTGCAGGCAAATTCTTCTTGAACTTTTAATGGCAGATGactgacatttttaaaatttcaattgaGGATGGTTTATGAACCCaacataattttttttagaaTCAGGATGTGAAGGGAGGTGTTTCTGAAACTGAAAAGATAGCCATTAagcaaaatcaacatttgcaaggcttgctaaacaaagcAAGCTGgtttttcttgggttttttttgtgaaGTACATTTACTGAACACcattgctaacagattcatggtCAAAAGCAGTCACTAGATGGCATACTGTTGCCAAATATTTGTGATTCCAACATCCAGGAAGTGATCTACATTTTAAGAAGTTGGGTTTTGACTCCCCTGCTGTACTTAATTCTTCATTTGTAGTCCCTATTCTTgcactacaccagtggttctcaacctgtgggtcctcaagtgttttggcctacaactcccataaatcccagccagtttaccagctgttaggatttctggaagttgaaggccaaaacacacaggttgagaatcactgcactatACTATCTCAACTGCTATAGTCTATTTAGCAACTTAATCAGAAAGATGTGGCAACAACAGTTATCTGAATATTCAAGTTTATTTGAACGCATGTGATGCTCTTTTTTCAGATGTGTTACAGCATATTACctgcaatacattgtgatattacAACATGACACTGAAACAAAGTCAAGGGTTGTTTTTTGTGTTGCCTTTATGATAAGTGTTGGTTCTTGAGAAAATCAAACAAGTTGTTTTCAGTACAGCAGTTATGCACCAATTTGTACTTCTCTCCTGCTCTTTGCAGGCTTCGGACTAGCAATTGCAGGAGTTCAAAATAGGGCTCAGTTTTGTCTTCTCCAAAGAAAACAATTATTTGCAGCTCACCACATTGCTCTCTGTACTCCAGAGAGCTGGGCATGGTCAGCCAGGTGACGGAAGACAATTCGGCTGAGCCTCCATCGCCACACCACACCTCGTGGACGGGACGTCAGGACACATCTGTTGCGTATCCTCACAGGGCAGCTGTCACGGGGCAAAGCAGCAATCTCTTGACTGGCCACTTCCTGAGGGGAAACATTGAAATGACAATTCCATACCATCAAGAtctcaattatttttaaaaggtaaaaaaaaaagtctattTGGAGGTCTGGGCTGGTTTCACATTAAtcacataaaaacaaaaaaagaacagaaaagaagATGAAATTTTTGTGTGATGTGAACTTGGCTTGTACTTTTAGGTGGACATAGTgattgtaataatgataataatgtttgttgttgttaacttttattgttattataaaagcAGACAGGTCCATTCTCTGGTGAGATATAAAGGCTGAAGCAGGTATCCACCAGCATGAAAACTAACATTTTGAACATGCATATCTTTTACTCTCAAATGTGTTAATTCTGTTTCTTTTATCAATATAGATTTTGCCctttttaaatggaaaatataCAAGGATTCTCAGACCCATAACAGCATAATTATGTTTCAGGTTTTGCAATGTAACCATCTCTGCTTTCAATCATTGCAATGCTCATCAATACCTTCTAGTGGGTTTTTTCTTGTGTGGGACATGAAGGCaatatctctgtctgtctgtctgtctgtctatctatctagccaGGTTTCCAGTGGGTTTAATTTGTCTGTTAATGGTATTATCTTTTgtttatttctcatttttctttcttgtattttgtattattgttataaaACCACCTTGAGGGCACTTATGGAGTAGGTGCtcaaaggcagtatataaatgtcgttttaaataaacatttaaattttaaaaaatcaaaggccccatctacacttaccATTTAATGCTCTTTGAAGCATTCTTTAATTTGGAGGCAGTCTTTAATTTGTGTTTCAGTTTAGATTGCCCTTCCAACTCTTCTTATGAAAAGGGCCCCTTGCCCACACATTTTAGGCAAACTATGAAACAGCATGTACTttcacaataaaaaacaaaataggaTTTGATTCTTCTATATAGCAGAGGAAATGCTGACACAGAATCGCAGCCTACAGCCTCTAAGCATCAGAGAGTCATTTAAATGTTGAATCGAACGACTCTATATGACTGCTTTCAGCAAATATTAAGATCCACTCTAAGGAACTTTTACAAAGATACAGCACAAGGGGGCAAAATCTTCAGGGACCTGAAAGGTTTTAATGGTCACCAATTTATTGCCATACCAAGAGCTTCACATTGCCCTCCTCTTACACCTAACTCAACACACACAACAGATTACATTTCAGATTAATGCTTACTCAAAATCCTTTTGGGCAGATATTATAGACTGGTATACTGGAAATGCAACAATACAGATTCTCAAAAAATGTTAAACAAatgcaaacacattttaaaaacaatgttggAAACAATTTTATGTTGATCTATCTATTATTTGCTCATTTTCTCTTCAGACAAAAATCACAACCATTCTCCccaaaccaaccccccccccctttcctcacAGTGTGATTCTCCCCCACAGTTTTAAAGCATTGTATTAAAAGGTATCAATAAAAagtatgaaaaaaaatcacaaccaTTTTGGTACCGCCTTCCGCACCATTATTAATGGTGTAGCTTCTCAGGTATTTTAAACTGTGGGAATTCGATCAATTGACATAACTGAATTGCAGTAGAAAATGATACCTGCCAGCACACATTTGGGAACCTCAAATGctggacctgtttctgggtatatttgaactgctgactttgAAAATACATCAATTTGCCttatcagctctggtttctgagatacaaaacatataacatataCCAGTCTTTATCTGCTCTGCCATGAGAAATCATAACTGAtgctaaagctgatgtggtctatccaagcaATTatttgaatcagcatcccaaataaccccaagaacagagCTAAAGAATTTGTTAGACACCAAGAATTTGTTTTGTTGGACGGTGTTATCAATGGAATAAAGAGATTGTTAAATAATCACAATTTAATAATACTTGAAAAAGGTTTCTTGCAATGTGTAATAAACTGTTATACTGAGGGGGAAACTATAAGCTCTATTGCCAATATCCAGAATACCCTAAGCAGAGGAATTTCCTTTTTACCTGCAGTTCTTTAGGCAAAATTTTGTTTTTCCGAAGGGCATTCAGCCGTAGTCTCTGGTCTGCATACTCAAAGGCCATTTTTCTCCTCTTGACATCACGGAGCATCCTCCAGTCCACATAATAACTCCTTACTTGACCAAAGCATGGCATGCAAGACATCTATCATGACAAAACACAATTGTAGTGAAAGTTTGGCACAACTTGCTCaagaaactgggggggggggggggtaacatcCATTAATATAATGCTAATtcttttttgagtgttcttttttattcAAGGTAGCAATCCTACAAACATAAACATATACGGAGAAACAAATTACACAAAGCAAAAAGACAATATCCCTGGATGCTCCTATAACCAATgtagctgccatgttttgaactaattgagagtttctgaacttggtacagaggtagcccaggTAAAGCACATTGCAAAATGTAATCTTAATGttatttcttgtattttaattatatttaaactTTATATCCACCcactaatatattttttaatgtttgtatttgttttgaatttttattaGATTGTGTGATTGTTAGTCGCCtacaggagaaaggtgggattttttttccatgtcaagagtgacttcagaaactgcaagtcgcttctggtgtgagagaaaggaGGGACAGAAATCAAgttaataataacactatgtaatacgattttgttcctgggttataaacgccatttcctgattggttctatcataaaaacaaatgcgggaaaagtttattaaactgcaaaacttcaTTTTGGCGGGACAtcgtgcagcacattttgctctagtttttccatTTATTTCTCATTGAGTCTTGAGCaagtcaacatagtttgtggcaaccacaaaaacaaagtttctggagtaaaataACTACCTTCAAAATAAGGacctcacaattaaacaggaaattgaTCCCCCAGACCCGCAGCgggctaaaccgctgagctactgaactggCTGTgccaaaggtcggtggtttgaatccagggagcagggtgagctctggctgttagccccagcttctgccaacctagcagtttgaaaacatgcaaatgtgagtagataataggaACCGTtctgtcgggaaggtaacagtgctccatgtagtcatactggctatgaccttggaggtgtttatggacaacaccggctcttcggcttagaaatggaaatgaacaccaatccccagagtcggatacaattagacttaatgtcaggggaaaacttttacctaatgctttcaaaccaggaacagattttccctCCAATTTTGTAATATAGTGTAATAATCCAAAACACTCATCCTCACCACTATAACCACAACCTCCCTACTAAACACACACTACACATAGATAAAGAGTAATGTAtcagcctcagggcccttcctgacaggttttatattccaggatctgatcctaggttttctgatGAAATAAATAggttttcccactgaaataaattCTGGGTTAAACAGAAAACTTAAGAACAGATCTtgggatattgggcctgtctggaaaggcccataATTTgttgatctcaggttttctgttcatcccatattatctggcagtgcggactcatataatccagtttaaagcagaaaacctgggatcagatcctgggatatagggcctgtctggaagtgccatattttgaattggttgagactctatgaaatattcatAGAGATCCTAggctatagggcctgtctggaagggcccacactCTTTCCTGGTTGGTTTCAGCGTCTCAGTTTCCCATTCACTGTATAGCCGCCCTTCTACTTTTAATAGCCCTGTTAACTTTGTAATAGCCTTATTTACTAAGAGAGTAGTCTGGGATAGAAGGCCACACACTCCAAAAACGTGCCTCTACTCCCCTCCTGCACATAACAAAGATAGAGTGTCACTGTCCTCAAAAAGAGAGGCAAAGAATTCGGCTGTCGTTCCAGGAAGTCGCTATCTGTATTCCTGAGCAGAGAAGTGGCAGATCAATAACAAAATGACAAACAGCGCTCTCCCCCGCGAGCAGAATGGCACAATCCAACAGCCGTGACAGATAAGGcacgggaggaggaggcggacgGTACCAAGtaagaaaccgggggggggggaggaggtccTGCTCACCTGCCGATGCCCTTGCCGCACTAGCGACATAATTGTTGCGGCTGCCATCTTGGCGCCCCACAATGCTGTGAGTCGACGGAGCGACGCTGTGTAACTGAGCATGCGCTGGAATAAGAGGCAGTAAAGGGAAAGATGGGAGTGCGCATGCGTGGGGGGGGATGTTTGCTGATGCTGAGAGATGGGAAGGGCTTTTGGAGACTGAGGTTGCCTGGGTGATGATCAGTAGACAAGCTCTGTGTGATCTTGTCAGACATTCAGGGTGtattcacactgtagaatttatgcagcttGATGCTGCTTGAGCTTCCAGGGCTCAACACTgtgggagctgtggttttacaaggtctacagataatgtggattagctgctttgataatccagattgtatggcagtgtagaaggggcctgagagatcaTCTACCAGTGTCATCTCTCATTAATGCTGCTGCCCAGTAGTTATTTTGGACATTGAGTCTGGTTCCTCAACAAACAACTGTCAGTATAGTCTTTGGCCTGCGGCTCCTCCAccatgacatgatggcaacagtcttggacagtaatggctcccaaagtggccagtttaaggtggaatcaggtgtcaaacagggatgtgttattgcccccaccttattttccatcttcattgctatgatacttcatcttgttgatgggaagcttcccaccggaatggaaatcatctatcagacagatggcaagctatttaacctcagcagattgaaagccaaaaccatggTCAGAACAACA contains:
- the mrps14 gene encoding small ribosomal subunit protein uS14m translates to MLSYTASLRRLTALWGAKMAAATIMSLVRQGHRQMSCMPCFGQVRSYYVDWRMLRDVKRRKMAFEYADQRLRLNALRKNKILPKELQEVASQEIAALPRDSCPVRIRNRCVLTSRPRGVVWRWRLSRIVFRHLADHAQLSGVQRAMW